One genomic window of Gracilinema caldarium DSM 7334 includes the following:
- a CDS encoding vWA domain-containing protein, whose protein sequence is MRKHHIAVLLAFFIGSINSITFANEQSSIDLVVVLDTSASMYVHNKEVSEFVIGPLLKDFLRYGDTFHLISFSSTAKTEISRKIEGIGDIETVIGRLLLLYPLDKYSDIVAALQYTGRYLRDLPENRLKTVVFITDGDQNPSPTSPNKGLSKEDLEKAIGEAASILKGNGWKFYYIRVPQDLSFRSNEIRKPIQGKEKTGRTDTGIGKTGEGSNKANSTEAQNSEVKTDSNAKALSEQGEKGKPVDSASATEDVSDLVTQELNIPITELNPEQGSEIISTTIGAISVIFPESVGKVTRDFSIPIRVNNPSSHSVYLETQAILVEGIDRLKRKSFKEIMPRSESVIDLYVGLPESYKPGSILLNIEPQFAGAIRINPSSALIRADLVENTLSSLVFKIAPLLFLIGGILFAGILAIIIIAVLRKLQKNPGLAMAEALHTTKEAAASVSASGQTTPAEKLDPGLRPAGRSAVNFNHTLQQAIYPEKDTSTVELMAAFAKKKAAEKQQGPNLPLQHTQVTSPVQSELPKKDAIKTSALLPAFSAFQESSSAGIATKPDLFSEPQLAIRRPTGRIMLNLFVQDQNTAIGKRNVHFMKAGHRLTLGGHNSDFLIFLVPLPHRIADVYFDGEQLTLIPRRPEFFPETGSEPLYNCVDTLIHIKSAKGYDLYIRFEKYQDPLQTLNSFLKSVEMPGTRIH, encoded by the coding sequence ATGAGAAAGCATCATATAGCAGTCTTATTAGCCTTTTTCATCGGTAGTATCAATAGTATTACCTTTGCCAATGAGCAAAGTTCTATTGACCTTGTTGTGGTTTTAGATACTTCCGCCAGTATGTATGTCCATAATAAGGAAGTTTCTGAATTTGTTATTGGTCCTTTGTTAAAAGACTTTCTTCGTTATGGTGATACATTTCACCTCATTTCTTTTTCTTCCACTGCTAAAACTGAAATTTCCCGTAAAATTGAAGGCATTGGTGATATTGAAACCGTTATTGGACGACTTCTTTTATTATATCCTTTAGATAAATATTCTGATATTGTGGCTGCACTTCAGTATACCGGACGTTATCTACGTGATTTACCAGAAAATAGATTAAAAACAGTGGTTTTCATTACCGATGGTGATCAAAACCCCAGTCCTACAAGCCCTAATAAAGGATTAAGCAAGGAAGATCTTGAGAAAGCTATTGGCGAGGCTGCTAGTATATTAAAAGGAAATGGATGGAAATTCTATTATATTAGAGTACCTCAGGACTTAAGCTTTAGAAGCAATGAGATACGGAAACCTATACAGGGAAAGGAGAAAACCGGTAGAACTGATACAGGGATCGGTAAGACCGGAGAAGGTTCAAACAAGGCTAACAGTACTGAAGCTCAAAATTCAGAAGTTAAAACAGATAGTAATGCTAAAGCTCTCAGTGAGCAGGGAGAAAAAGGAAAACCTGTAGATTCGGCTTCAGCGACTGAGGATGTCTCGGATTTAGTTACTCAGGAACTCAATATCCCTATAACGGAGCTGAATCCTGAACAGGGCTCAGAAATTATCAGTACCACCATTGGGGCGATCTCTGTTATTTTTCCAGAATCGGTGGGTAAAGTAACAAGGGACTTTTCTATTCCCATCAGAGTTAATAATCCTTCATCACATTCTGTATATCTTGAAACTCAGGCAATTTTGGTCGAAGGTATAGATCGGCTTAAAAGGAAATCTTTTAAAGAAATAATGCCCCGTTCTGAATCGGTTATCGATTTATATGTTGGTCTGCCTGAATCATATAAACCTGGATCGATACTACTTAACATTGAACCACAGTTTGCTGGTGCTATCAGAATAAATCCATCGAGTGCTCTCATTAGAGCCGATCTGGTTGAGAATACTTTATCAAGCTTGGTATTTAAAATAGCCCCCTTACTGTTCCTCATTGGGGGAATACTGTTTGCAGGAATATTAGCGATTATCATCATAGCGGTTTTACGAAAACTACAAAAAAACCCTGGATTGGCGATGGCAGAAGCCTTACATACAACCAAGGAAGCAGCTGCATCAGTATCAGCCTCTGGTCAAACTACACCAGCGGAAAAACTTGATCCAGGACTTAGACCAGCTGGAAGATCTGCCGTAAACTTCAATCATACATTACAACAGGCAATCTACCCAGAGAAAGACACCAGTACAGTCGAACTTATGGCTGCATTTGCTAAAAAGAAGGCTGCAGAAAAACAGCAAGGGCCAAATCTTCCACTGCAACACACCCAAGTAACAAGCCCTGTACAGTCAGAATTGCCTAAAAAAGATGCTATCAAAACATCAGCGCTGTTACCAGCTTTCTCAGCTTTCCAAGAGAGTTCCAGTGCAGGAATTGCTACTAAACCAGATCTCTTTAGTGAACCACAACTTGCAATTCGTCGTCCTACAGGCCGGATAATGCTGAATCTCTTTGTTCAGGATCAGAATACCGCAATTGGGAAACGAAATGTGCACTTTATGAAGGCTGGCCATCGTTTGACTCTTGGGGGACACAATTCCGACTTTTTAATATTCCTTGTTCCTCTTCCCCATCGTATTGCGGATGTGTATTTTGACGGAGAACAACTTACCCTGATTCCTAGGCGTCCAGAATTTTTCCCAGAAACTGGATCTGAACCACTCTATAACTGTGTAGATACATTGATTCATATAAAGTCGGCAAAAGGGTATGATTTGTATATCCGTTTTGAAAAGTACCAGGATCCTCTGCAAACACTCAATAGCTTTTTAAAATCTGTAGAAATGCCCGGTACAAGGATCCATTAA
- a CDS encoding LptF/LptG family permease, with amino-acid sequence MTNNDRGLSITLFRYIFTEAAFSFLVAFLFFFFIFFINQLLLMAEEILSKRVPFNQVMLLLLYSLPAIVAMAAPFAALVGILMAIGRLSSDNEVLVLLASGFSYKALYLPVIVLGLGISLLSFIANDILLPIGTLEFGKLYRKILIASPALELESNTVKRFKDTMIITGEASGKNIDHVIIVDRTSDGERRIIIAKYAELRINQIYGNFTINLYNSFMQTFKDSNPMDYDYVRSKLLQYSISQNSLSQVFGSLGPREMSSADVWKEIKKKQNIINNKIENKQMSLFEIVLSMENILRQGDIEQPNRDKLYQKASLFNKEVNSLKDIIEDRNLKLYKLEFYKKFSIPFGALSFVFLAIPLGLFARKSGQTVGFGFGLLIAVVYWALLIGGQTLGSRLGYSPFWAMWLPNIMAIVIGTLLGLERIRQ; translated from the coding sequence ATGACAAATAATGATCGCGGTCTTTCAATAACTCTGTTTCGCTATATATTTACTGAAGCCGCGTTTTCCTTTCTTGTTGCCTTTCTTTTTTTCTTTTTTATTTTTTTTATTAACCAGCTACTGCTCATGGCTGAAGAAATCCTTTCGAAAAGAGTACCATTTAATCAAGTTATGCTATTGCTTCTCTATTCCCTACCTGCTATCGTAGCTATGGCAGCTCCTTTTGCAGCTTTGGTGGGCATTCTCATGGCCATTGGACGTCTTTCGTCAGATAATGAAGTATTAGTACTCCTGGCCTCCGGATTCTCATATAAGGCTCTCTATCTTCCTGTTATTGTTCTTGGTTTAGGAATTTCCTTACTTTCTTTTATTGCCAATGATATTTTACTCCCTATAGGTACCCTTGAATTTGGAAAGCTTTACCGTAAAATTCTGATTGCGAGCCCCGCTTTGGAACTCGAATCTAATACTGTAAAACGCTTTAAGGATACCATGATTATTACCGGAGAAGCATCGGGCAAAAATATTGATCATGTTATTATTGTCGATAGGACAAGTGATGGTGAACGGCGCATAATTATTGCAAAATATGCAGAATTACGTATTAATCAAATATACGGTAATTTTACTATTAATCTATATAATTCTTTTATGCAGACTTTCAAAGATAGTAATCCTATGGATTATGACTATGTTCGTTCTAAGTTGTTACAATATTCAATTTCACAGAATAGTCTAAGCCAGGTATTTGGTTCTTTAGGACCTCGGGAAATGAGTTCCGCTGATGTTTGGAAAGAAATTAAAAAGAAGCAAAATATAATTAATAACAAAATAGAAAATAAACAAATGTCGCTTTTTGAAATTGTTTTATCTATGGAAAATATATTACGACAAGGTGACATAGAACAGCCTAATAGGGATAAACTATATCAAAAAGCTTCTCTTTTTAATAAAGAGGTAAATAGTCTAAAGGATATTATAGAAGATCGGAATCTTAAACTCTATAAACTTGAGTTTTATAAAAAATTTTCTATTCCCTTTGGAGCTCTTTCTTTTGTATTTCTTGCTATTCCTCTGGGTTTGTTTGCACGCAAAAGTGGTCAAACTGTAGGTTTTGGTTTTGGGCTTCTTATTGCTGTTGTATACTGGGCATTACTTATTGGAGGCCAGACCCTTGGTAGCCGGCTTGGTTATTCGCCATTCTGGGCTATGTGGCTTCCCAATATTATGGCAATTGTGATTGGTACTTTGTTGGGATTGGAGCGGATTCGGCAATGA
- a CDS encoding LptF/LptG family permease, which yields MILYKYIIRQIIPIFIGALLFFVLLLSLIDLFANLWKYLTYEAPFRSIGMVMLLYIPKCISYALPISLLFSIAYAFGDLYSKNELTIIFTSGIPLWKVSVPVIVLGIGLSVFSFFFEDMIVLPTLKAKKALSRTILHQQTSGSNSEVVVKTEEGRLVYLVDFYNDEEKSLNGIIIIERKSDGNLASIIRSRKALWNGSEWLLENPLMYHWNGDVYVASNIQDSLHFSEQPDTFRRSTIDVEELSAIQAQLYIQDLKRAGLPIISALTDLYKRYAFALTPLIVILLSLSLGGFFKKNVLLMSLLSSLISAVLFYVAQMLFTMLAKLSYISPFAGAWSPVFMFLLFGIIMIRFART from the coding sequence ATGATCCTTTATAAGTATATAATACGTCAAATTATTCCCATTTTTATCGGGGCCCTCCTTTTTTTTGTTTTATTACTTTCTTTAATAGATTTATTTGCTAACCTCTGGAAATATCTAACCTATGAAGCTCCCTTTCGTTCGATTGGTATGGTGATGCTCCTTTATATTCCAAAATGCATTTCCTATGCGTTACCTATTTCGTTATTGTTTTCGATCGCCTATGCTTTTGGCGATCTCTATTCTAAAAATGAATTGACCATCATCTTTACTTCAGGCATTCCACTCTGGAAAGTTTCAGTACCTGTTATTGTATTAGGCATAGGACTCTCTGTATTTTCTTTTTTCTTTGAAGATATGATAGTGTTGCCTACGCTCAAAGCAAAAAAGGCTTTATCTAGAACCATCTTACATCAGCAGACTTCAGGCAGCAATTCAGAGGTTGTAGTAAAAACAGAAGAAGGCCGGCTCGTGTATTTGGTCGATTTTTATAATGATGAAGAAAAAAGTCTTAATGGTATCATCATTATTGAACGAAAATCTGATGGGAATTTGGCAAGTATTATTCGATCTCGGAAAGCCTTGTGGAATGGTTCTGAATGGTTGCTTGAAAATCCACTTATGTATCATTGGAACGGCGATGTTTATGTAGCATCAAATATACAAGACTCGTTACATTTTTCTGAACAACCAGATACCTTTCGCCGCAGTACTATCGATGTGGAAGAACTCTCTGCAATTCAAGCTCAATTATACATTCAAGATTTAAAACGAGCAGGGTTGCCGATTATTTCTGCCCTTACCGATCTCTATAAACGATATGCCTTTGCCCTTACACCCCTCATTGTTATTTTACTTTCTTTATCTTTAGGAGGATTCTTTAAGAAAAATGTTTTATTGATGAGTCTCCTTTCCAGCCTTATTTCTGCGGTACTATTTTATGTAGCCCAGATGCTTTTTACCATGCTGGCAAAACTTTCATATATTTCACCTTTTGCTGGAGCCTGGTCCCCTGTTTTTATGTTTTTATTATTTGGTATAATTATGATACGATTTGCACGTACATAA
- the tgt gene encoding tRNA guanosine(34) transglycosylase Tgt, with translation MSETIFSVVHKDASSKARTGIIQLPHGPVETPVFMPVGTNGTVKAITVDDLHEIGFQIILSNTYHLYLRPGTGVIDAAGGLHRFIHWDKNILTDSGGFQVFSLAPFRKITEGGAKFRSHIDGSYHLLSPERVVEIQSILGSDIQMQLDVCTSYGTNYKDAEKALIITDKWLKRAKSAWEAVTDDGIYQGKLFAIVQGNFYKDLRQRSAELVVAADTPGIAIGGLSVGEPFEVFTEYLQYTTALLPEHKPRYVMGIGTPEFILEAIEQGVDMFDCVFPTRTGRNGLLFTRQGPITIKKGKYEYDFNPIDEECTCKVCRNYSRSYLRHLYRTGEILSSILASYHNLYFLHDLVRSARRAIQENRYTSFKKDFLYSYKSGTSKNE, from the coding sequence ATGTCTGAAACGATTTTTTCAGTAGTACACAAAGATGCATCGAGCAAAGCAAGAACCGGTATCATACAGTTACCCCATGGGCCAGTTGAAACACCGGTGTTTATGCCCGTCGGAACCAATGGTACTGTTAAGGCTATAACGGTGGATGATCTTCATGAAATAGGATTTCAAATCATTCTCTCAAACACCTACCATCTTTATTTACGGCCGGGAACCGGGGTTATCGATGCGGCGGGTGGTCTGCATCGTTTTATACACTGGGATAAAAATATTCTCACCGATTCAGGGGGGTTTCAGGTTTTCTCTTTAGCCCCATTTCGTAAGATTACCGAAGGGGGAGCAAAATTCCGTTCTCATATTGATGGGTCATATCATTTGCTTAGTCCAGAACGGGTGGTGGAGATTCAAAGTATTCTTGGAAGTGATATACAGATGCAATTGGACGTCTGTACCAGCTATGGAACCAATTACAAGGATGCAGAGAAAGCTTTAATAATTACTGACAAATGGCTCAAACGGGCCAAGTCTGCCTGGGAAGCTGTTACCGATGATGGTATCTATCAAGGGAAACTCTTTGCTATTGTGCAGGGCAATTTTTATAAAGATCTTCGCCAGCGTAGTGCAGAATTGGTTGTTGCTGCTGATACTCCAGGAATAGCAATTGGTGGACTTTCGGTTGGAGAGCCCTTTGAAGTTTTTACGGAATATCTTCAATATACCACAGCACTCCTACCAGAGCATAAGCCCCGTTATGTCATGGGCATTGGTACACCGGAATTTATACTCGAAGCTATCGAACAGGGTGTTGATATGTTTGACTGTGTTTTCCCGACCAGGACTGGAAGAAATGGACTGCTCTTTACTCGACAAGGGCCGATTACCATTAAAAAGGGAAAATATGAATATGATTTTAATCCGATTGATGAAGAATGTACCTGTAAAGTATGTCGTAATTATAGTCGTTCCTATTTACGGCATCTTTATCGTACCGGAGAAATCCTTTCATCAATATTAGCTTCCTATCATAATTTATATTTTCTTCATGATCTTGTCCGTTCAGCCCGTAGAGCAATTCAAGAAAACAGATATACTAGTTTTAAGAAGGATTTCTTGTACTCTTATAAATCTGGGACCTCGAAAAACGAATAG
- a CDS encoding HEAT repeat domain-containing protein, giving the protein MRQKLYFFISIFILFFPRLFMFAQETSIIDKQRDIIRYGTETEIANLIATLRKDNATYLNDELITIANITKNVKILTGVFSFFTEQNKSGLEQKAIEIIQNRYDEQKETVRSAIEYVGAIKAQAALKSLQDILNTEDKSFINSAIRSIGKIASSSSAHQKKDIADFLINFYKTKELSDDDKNAIIYALGETGVSETIDFIADIATNPDERPFRKMTALEALGKIRDEKGLNAIIQGAQDSDPNVRASAISSLGSFSDKKVEPLILEAFRDSFYKTRLAAAKAAEERALASAIPYLKFRAANDEVAAVKEASVKALGKIANNEAIAALVELFSKKNSPDTIKIMAAQMLMSIDATKYGPDIIKSYQEAKQQKQKTLQAGLAKVLGEGKSSNLKNLAQELLRSTDVVELSYGLQLVKNNQFTDLEELIRPLLDEKKYGSLAIKAKETLEAMNLK; this is encoded by the coding sequence ATGAGACAAAAGCTGTATTTTTTTATATCCATTTTTATACTGTTTTTTCCCAGGCTATTCATGTTTGCCCAGGAAACTTCTATTATAGACAAACAACGGGATATTATCAGATATGGTACGGAAACAGAGATTGCTAACCTTATTGCAACGCTGAGAAAGGATAATGCAACCTACCTTAATGATGAACTAATTACAATTGCAAATATAACAAAAAATGTGAAAATATTGACCGGTGTTTTTTCTTTTTTTACCGAACAAAATAAATCAGGTTTGGAACAAAAAGCTATAGAGATCATTCAAAACCGTTATGATGAACAGAAAGAAACGGTAAGAAGTGCTATCGAATATGTAGGTGCCATAAAAGCTCAGGCGGCTCTTAAATCTTTACAGGATATTTTAAATACTGAGGATAAGTCATTTATAAATTCTGCAATTCGGTCAATAGGGAAAATTGCAAGCAGCAGTAGTGCTCACCAAAAAAAGGACATTGCAGATTTTTTAATCAACTTTTATAAAACAAAAGAGCTTTCTGATGATGATAAGAATGCAATAATCTATGCTCTAGGAGAGACCGGTGTATCTGAGACAATTGATTTTATTGCTGATATTGCAACAAATCCTGATGAACGGCCTTTCCGTAAAATGACAGCCCTCGAAGCTCTCGGTAAAATTAGGGATGAAAAAGGACTCAATGCAATCATACAAGGGGCACAAGACTCTGACCCTAATGTGCGGGCTAGTGCAATTTCTTCTTTAGGTTCCTTTTCTGATAAAAAGGTGGAACCCCTTATTCTCGAAGCTTTTCGAGACTCCTTTTATAAGACAAGACTTGCGGCTGCCAAGGCCGCGGAAGAACGAGCACTTGCTAGTGCTATTCCGTATTTAAAATTTAGAGCTGCAAATGACGAAGTGGCCGCAGTAAAAGAAGCTTCGGTAAAAGCTTTGGGTAAAATTGCCAATAACGAGGCTATAGCTGCGCTCGTAGAATTATTTTCAAAGAAAAACAGCCCCGATACCATAAAAATTATGGCAGCTCAAATGCTGATGTCAATTGATGCTACCAAATACGGGCCTGATATCATAAAGTCATATCAGGAAGCAAAACAACAGAAGCAAAAGACCCTTCAGGCAGGTCTTGCAAAGGTTTTAGGGGAGGGGAAATCCAGTAATTTAAAAAATCTTGCTCAGGAACTCTTACGGTCTACCGACGTGGTAGAACTATCCTATGGACTCCAATTGGTAAAGAATAATCAATTTACCGATCTAGAAGAATTGATACGCCCCTTACTTGATGAAAAAAAATATGGCTCCCTCGCTATAAAAGCGAAGGAGACCTTAGAGGCGATGAATCTTAAATGA